The following coding sequences are from one Marinifilum sp. JC120 window:
- a CDS encoding serine--tRNA ligase, which produces MLDLKFVQNNLDVVRESLEKRGSKLDVNEFSELDSRRKSLLQEVEALKAERNSTSGEIAKIKREGGDASEIIARMGEVSGRIKALDEDLKYIETAEREWLVSVPNMPDESVPFGKTEDDNPVIRHWGEKPEFEFTPREHWDLAVELGGVDFERAAKLTGARFAVLKKWGARLERALTSFMVDVQTMDHGYTEVIPPYIVNRDSLFGTGQLPKFAEDLFKLEDWEYFLIPTAEVPLTNLHRDEVLTEDDLSVAYCAPTPCFRSEAGSYGKDTKGLIRQHQFHKVEMVRFAHPDKSFDDLEKMTGHAEEILKRLGLHYRVITLCTGDMGFGSKKTYDIEVWLPGQDKFREISSCSNCGDFQARRANIKFQPKDSKKKQFVHTLNGSGLAVGRTFVAVVENYQQKDGSILVPEALRPYMGGLEVITAD; this is translated from the coding sequence ATGCTCGATTTGAAATTTGTACAGAACAATCTGGATGTAGTTCGCGAAAGCCTCGAAAAAAGAGGTTCCAAGCTCGATGTTAATGAATTTAGTGAGCTGGATTCCCGCCGCAAGTCTCTCTTGCAGGAAGTGGAGGCTCTCAAGGCCGAGCGTAACTCTACTTCTGGCGAAATTGCCAAGATTAAAAGAGAAGGGGGCGATGCTTCAGAAATTATCGCCCGTATGGGTGAGGTTTCAGGCAGAATCAAAGCCCTTGATGAAGACCTCAAATATATAGAAACCGCAGAACGTGAATGGCTTGTTTCCGTTCCCAATATGCCGGACGAGTCCGTTCCTTTCGGTAAAACCGAGGACGACAACCCGGTCATCCGTCATTGGGGCGAAAAACCTGAATTTGAATTCACTCCCCGTGAACATTGGGATCTGGCAGTTGAGCTGGGCGGTGTTGATTTCGAACGCGCAGCCAAGTTGACCGGAGCGCGTTTCGCAGTACTCAAGAAATGGGGTGCCAGACTGGAAAGGGCGCTGACTTCTTTCATGGTTGATGTTCAGACCATGGATCACGGTTATACCGAAGTGATTCCCCCTTACATTGTAAATCGCGATTCCCTGTTCGGTACCGGACAGTTGCCCAAGTTCGCCGAGGACCTCTTCAAGCTGGAGGACTGGGAATATTTCCTGATCCCTACTGCGGAAGTTCCCCTGACCAACCTGCACCGTGACGAAGTGCTCACAGAAGATGATCTTTCCGTTGCTTACTGCGCACCGACTCCCTGTTTTCGTTCCGAAGCAGGTTCTTACGGTAAGGACACTAAAGGGCTGATCCGTCAGCACCAGTTCCACAAAGTTGAGATGGTTCGCTTTGCGCATCCGGATAAATCTTTTGATGATCTCGAAAAAATGACCGGACACGCCGAGGAAATCCTCAAGCGTCTGGGACTGCATTACCGGGTCATCACCCTGTGCACTGGCGACATGGGCTTCGGCTCCAAGAAGACCTATGACATCGAAGTATGGCTGCCCGGTCAGGACAAGTTCCGTGAGATTTCTTCCTGCTCCAACTGCGGGGACTTTCAGGCCCGCCGCGCTAACATCAAGTTTCAGCCCAAAGACAGCAAGAAAAAGCAGTTCGTTCACACCTTGAACGGTTCCGGTCTTGCCGTGGGACGTACTTTTGTTGCTGTAGTGGAAAACTACCAGCAGAAAGACGGTTCTATTCTGGTTCCTGAAGCTCTGCGGCCTTATATGGGTGGATTGGAAGTTATTACCGCTGATTAG
- a CDS encoding CinA family protein, with amino-acid sequence MIESIVPSIGKILVEKGWTMSTAESCTGGLVAATLTDFSGSSAWFSGAIVAYSNEVKMAQLHVPEAAIMEHGAVSEPVVRAMAEGVCKTLNVNVGLSLSGIAGPTGGTPDKPVGTVWMGWHVNGKTYAEKFIFSGDRMSVKQQSLQTVLEELHQLLKKS; translated from the coding sequence ATGATTGAAAGCATTGTACCATCTATCGGAAAAATTCTGGTTGAAAAAGGCTGGACTATGTCCACAGCAGAATCCTGCACCGGGGGCCTTGTGGCCGCTACCCTGACTGACTTCTCCGGCAGTTCTGCATGGTTCTCAGGGGCCATAGTAGCTTACTCCAATGAAGTAAAAATGGCCCAGCTGCATGTACCCGAAGCCGCCATCATGGAACACGGAGCAGTGAGTGAACCTGTTGTCCGGGCCATGGCTGAAGGAGTCTGCAAGACTCTGAACGTGAATGTGGGCCTATCCCTTTCCGGCATTGCCGGGCCAACAGGCGGCACCCCGGACAAACCAGTCGGCACAGTCTGGATGGGCTGGCACGTGAACGGCAAAACCTATGCTGAAAAGTTCATCTTCAGCGGCGATCGTATGAGTGTAAAACAGCAGAGCCTGCAAACCGTACTTGAAGAACTGCACCAGCTTCTGAAAAAGAGTTAA
- the thpR gene encoding RNA 2',3'-cyclic phosphodiesterase: MKKIRTFIAHPLPEEWKERIDEAYGSLREGLESKIAWVKPENMHFTLKFLGYVEEDKLAEVQGLLKKIPVVNFKMTAAEAGFFPAPEKPHVIWIGLDQGAKEICSTAAAIESGLAKLGFEPNNKSCHAHLTLGRVKKIAQDDWAALAEEINGIDLPDAEINGFTLYKSVLTSDGPIYSILQEYK; the protein is encoded by the coding sequence ATGAAAAAGATACGCACATTTATCGCACACCCCTTGCCGGAGGAATGGAAGGAAAGAATTGATGAAGCATACGGCAGCCTGCGCGAGGGGCTGGAATCAAAGATTGCATGGGTAAAACCGGAAAACATGCACTTCACCCTCAAATTTCTGGGCTATGTCGAGGAAGACAAACTTGCCGAGGTGCAGGGACTACTGAAAAAAATCCCGGTTGTAAACTTTAAAATGACAGCCGCTGAAGCGGGATTCTTCCCGGCCCCCGAGAAACCGCATGTAATCTGGATCGGACTGGATCAGGGAGCAAAAGAAATCTGCTCCACCGCCGCAGCAATCGAATCAGGTTTGGCAAAGCTGGGTTTTGAGCCAAACAACAAATCCTGCCACGCCCACCTCACTCTGGGCAGAGTCAAAAAGATAGCTCAGGACGACTGGGCTGCACTGGCGGAAGAGATCAATGGGATTGATCTTCCTGACGCCGAAATCAACGGCTTCACCCTCTACAAAAGCGTACTCACATCTGACGGACCAATTTATTCTATTCTCCAAGAATACAAATAA
- a CDS encoding PDZ domain-containing protein has translation MVRAFKILLVGLLAAVIAQPAFAAKDNSLRVTPVVRAVQKTAPAVVNINVTRIVERGVSPFGQMFGGQGFDMFFDGFETRKRKYRSQATGSGVIINGRKGLVLTNAHVLAGGSDIKVRTISGEEYSAEIVGSDADFDLAVLKIKGAGNLPQVAMGDSSDIYIGETVIAIGNPFGYTHTVTTGVVSALKRTVKSKEGAYTDFIQTDAAINPGNSGGPLLNIMGDLIGINTAIQARAEGIGFAIPINRAKRVVKELLASGKVSPVWLGLSGQDLDQGAASYFGLSRVYGMLVTDVHKDTPAAYAGLRPGDVVLKINGIEVEDKSGYLALLRVQTRSEDVDLEVLHEGKIRNVVVRPQSLESRQVRAQAWSRWGMVMDKDSRGRGMLVSKVRKNSASAKLGLQPGDKIHQIGNHRVDSQKDFLDSFLRYRMNNKVMLKVQRGRNFYYVKLNS, from the coding sequence ATGGTTCGTGCCTTCAAAATACTTCTTGTGGGATTGCTGGCAGCAGTAATTGCCCAGCCAGCTTTTGCCGCAAAAGATAATTCCCTGCGGGTGACACCTGTGGTTCGGGCGGTGCAGAAAACTGCCCCGGCTGTTGTGAATATCAACGTGACCCGCATTGTGGAACGAGGGGTTTCTCCTTTCGGACAGATGTTCGGGGGGCAGGGTTTTGATATGTTCTTTGACGGCTTCGAGACCCGCAAACGTAAATACCGTTCGCAAGCTACCGGTTCCGGGGTGATCATCAATGGACGCAAGGGGCTGGTGCTGACCAATGCTCATGTTTTGGCAGGCGGCAGTGATATTAAAGTCAGGACCATCAGCGGTGAAGAATACAGTGCCGAGATTGTCGGCTCTGACGCAGATTTTGACCTTGCTGTGCTTAAAATTAAGGGTGCGGGCAATCTACCGCAGGTTGCCATGGGCGATTCCTCGGATATTTATATCGGTGAGACCGTCATCGCTATCGGTAACCCTTTCGGTTACACCCACACGGTGACTACCGGGGTGGTTTCCGCGCTGAAGCGTACTGTTAAATCAAAAGAGGGCGCGTACACTGATTTCATCCAGACTGATGCAGCCATTAACCCCGGCAACAGCGGTGGGCCGCTGCTTAATATTATGGGTGACTTGATCGGTATTAATACCGCCATTCAGGCCCGTGCCGAGGGCATTGGTTTTGCCATCCCCATTAACCGGGCTAAGCGGGTGGTTAAGGAACTGCTTGCTTCGGGCAAGGTTTCTCCGGTCTGGCTGGGACTCAGCGGTCAGGATCTTGATCAGGGGGCGGCCAGCTATTTTGGCCTGTCCCGTGTTTATGGGATGCTGGTTACCGATGTACATAAGGATACTCCGGCTGCTTATGCGGGGTTGAGACCCGGTGATGTGGTTCTCAAGATTAACGGCATTGAGGTAGAGGATAAGTCCGGTTATCTCGCCTTGCTTCGGGTGCAGACCCGCAGTGAGGATGTTGATCTTGAAGTGTTGCACGAAGGCAAGATTCGTAATGTTGTGGTCCGTCCGCAATCTCTTGAATCGCGGCAGGTCCGGGCGCAGGCATGGTCCCGCTGGGGCATGGTTATGGATAAGGATTCCCGTGGACGCGGTATGCTGGTCAGCAAGGTGCGCAAAAACAGTGCTTCCGCGAAGCTCGGTCTTCAGCCCGGTGATAAGATTCACCAGATCGGCAACCACCGTGTGGATTCCCAAAAGGATTTCCTCGATTCCTTCCTGCGCTACCGTATGAACAATAAGGTCATGCTCAAAGTTCAGCGCGGGCGTAATTTTTATTATGTGAAGTTGAATAGTTAG
- the htpX gene encoding zinc metalloprotease HtpX — MTSQIKTFFLLSALTAIILFLGGMMGGRTGLVIAFGLAMFMNVGSYWYSDKIVLKMYKARQLSANDAPQVHAMVQELAANAGIPTPRLYVVDQDSPNAFATGRNPENAVVAVTSGIMRILTPEELRGVIAHEIGHIANRDILIQSVAAVLAGAIMMIANMMQWAAIFGFGGDDEEGGTNPLAAILVAILAPIAASLIQMAISRSREYLADSTGAEISRDPKALASALYKLDATARNIPMDANPATENMFIVNPFSGGKMANWFSTHPSTEERISRLMSMTGR, encoded by the coding sequence ATGACTAGTCAGATCAAGACCTTTTTCCTGCTCTCCGCGCTTACGGCTATCATTCTTTTTCTCGGAGGAATGATGGGGGGACGGACCGGGCTTGTCATTGCCTTTGGACTCGCCATGTTCATGAACGTGGGAAGCTACTGGTATTCCGATAAAATTGTTCTTAAAATGTATAAAGCGCGTCAGCTTTCAGCCAATGATGCCCCGCAGGTGCATGCCATGGTGCAGGAACTGGCTGCCAATGCCGGAATTCCCACTCCGCGTCTTTACGTGGTTGATCAGGATTCCCCCAATGCCTTCGCTACCGGACGTAATCCCGAAAATGCCGTTGTCGCAGTTACCAGCGGGATCATGCGTATTCTGACTCCTGAAGAGTTGCGCGGAGTTATCGCTCACGAGATTGGTCATATTGCCAATAGGGATATTCTTATCCAGTCCGTTGCAGCGGTTCTTGCCGGGGCGATCATGATGATTGCCAACATGATGCAGTGGGCTGCAATCTTCGGGTTCGGCGGAGATGATGAGGAAGGCGGAACCAACCCGCTGGCTGCGATTCTTGTGGCTATTCTCGCGCCTATTGCCGCTTCTCTGATCCAGATGGCTATCTCCCGTTCAAGGGAATACCTTGCGGATTCCACTGGAGCTGAAATTTCCCGCGATCCTAAGGCATTGGCTTCCGCTCTCTACAAGCTGGATGCTACCGCACGCAACATCCCCATGGATGCCAACCCCGCAACTGAGAATATGTTTATCGTTAATCCCTTCAGCGGCGGAAAGATGGCTAACTGGTTCAGCACACACCCCTCTACCGAGGAACGTATTTCCAGATTGATGTCCATGACTGGAAGATAA
- a CDS encoding PAS domain S-box protein produces the protein MGVFEKSKGARRRSPVWLRVAIPTVASLLLFVIALFTVHMPAVRDALLVQRKESLKHMTQVAIGVLDHLRDQEIKGIISSEEARRRGAEIIGMMRFGPESKDYFWINDFDAKMVMHPYMPELDGRDMSKFADFKGKLLIVEIVNATKKDGASYIDYHWQWQDQSGKVVPKISYVQRFYPWKWIVGTGLYLTDIESEAAARNRELIMMTVAILGLISLLSFYTIIQSRRAGKEIQESEALFKGIFNHSQQFMGVLSPEGVLLLANKESLDFVEADNSDMIGHYLWETPWWDDSLDAQRQLKELIQIASFGGVGKGIFRHGGQDGNYIYVDFSAKPVVDESGKVLFLIAEGHNVTELKDAQEQIALSEAMFRGVFSQSLQFMGVVDLDGNLKEVNKAALDIRNVVSEDVLDRPFWEGPWWQDPPSLAETLKEDIVNAANGHIIRREVRSNVPDVGLRYVDFSLKPAFGADGKILFLLAEGRDVSELRSVQEQLSVLNRDLEQKVEERTAELRSSVQRLENAQNQLIQSEKMAALGDLVAGVAHEINTPVGISVTSISFMEEKLNEISKKMESGQLRKSDFDKFISIAREATKSSMLNLHRAAELIGNFKQVAADQASGQKRTINFHEYIDEILLSLRSKYKRTQHKINVNCDEDLVLNTYPGAYMQIFSNLIINSLIHGFEGIEAGNIDIGVEVADEEIIIRYTDDGTGMSEANAHKIFEPFFTTKRGAGGTGLGMSIVYNLVHTRLGGTISCSSVEGQGTAFTIVLPKDILVEG, from the coding sequence ATGGGTGTTTTTGAAAAAAGCAAAGGGGCGAGACGCAGAAGTCCCGTCTGGTTGAGGGTAGCCATTCCAACGGTTGCTTCATTGTTGCTTTTCGTAATTGCCCTTTTTACTGTCCATATGCCTGCGGTCCGGGATGCTCTGCTTGTTCAGCGCAAAGAGTCTCTGAAGCATATGACTCAGGTTGCCATCGGGGTGCTGGACCATCTGCGCGATCAGGAAATAAAAGGAATCATATCTTCTGAGGAGGCCCGCAGAAGAGGGGCCGAAATAATCGGGATGATGCGTTTTGGACCCGAGAGTAAAGATTATTTTTGGATTAACGACTTTGACGCCAAAATGGTCATGCATCCGTATATGCCTGAACTTGATGGTCGTGATATGTCCAAATTTGCGGATTTCAAGGGTAAATTGCTGATAGTTGAGATAGTTAATGCCACAAAAAAGGATGGAGCCAGTTACATAGACTACCATTGGCAGTGGCAGGATCAGTCGGGCAAAGTTGTACCCAAAATTTCATATGTGCAGAGATTTTATCCTTGGAAATGGATAGTAGGGACCGGGCTGTATCTTACCGATATTGAGTCCGAGGCTGCCGCTCGTAATCGGGAATTGATTATGATGACCGTTGCGATTCTCGGTCTGATTTCCTTGCTTTCTTTTTATACAATTATTCAGAGCCGAAGGGCCGGGAAAGAGATTCAGGAAAGTGAAGCCCTGTTCAAAGGAATATTTAATCACAGTCAGCAATTTATGGGTGTGCTTAGCCCTGAAGGTGTTTTGCTGCTTGCCAACAAAGAGTCTCTGGATTTTGTGGAGGCTGATAATAGTGATATGATCGGGCATTATTTATGGGAAACCCCGTGGTGGGATGATTCACTTGATGCTCAGCGGCAACTTAAAGAGTTGATTCAGATAGCTTCTTTTGGCGGAGTGGGTAAAGGCATTTTCAGGCATGGAGGACAGGACGGCAATTATATTTATGTGGATTTTTCCGCCAAACCGGTGGTTGATGAGAGTGGCAAGGTTCTTTTTCTTATTGCCGAAGGTCACAATGTCACAGAACTGAAAGATGCACAGGAGCAGATTGCCTTAAGTGAAGCCATGTTCCGGGGTGTGTTCAGTCAGTCGCTCCAATTCATGGGGGTAGTTGACCTGGACGGTAATCTCAAAGAAGTGAACAAAGCTGCTCTTGATATCAGGAATGTAGTTTCTGAAGATGTGTTGGATCGTCCGTTCTGGGAAGGTCCGTGGTGGCAGGATCCGCCATCTCTTGCCGAGACTTTGAAAGAAGATATTGTAAATGCCGCAAACGGTCACATTATTCGCAGGGAAGTACGAAGCAATGTTCCGGATGTGGGATTACGGTATGTGGATTTTTCATTAAAACCGGCATTCGGTGCTGACGGGAAGATTCTTTTCCTGCTTGCTGAGGGGCGTGATGTTTCTGAATTGCGTTCGGTGCAAGAGCAATTGAGTGTACTGAATCGCGATCTTGAGCAGAAGGTTGAGGAGCGAACCGCAGAGCTGCGCAGTTCTGTGCAGAGGTTGGAAAATGCTCAGAACCAACTTATCCAGTCAGAGAAAATGGCTGCACTTGGTGATCTTGTGGCCGGGGTTGCCCATGAAATCAACACCCCGGTGGGTATCAGCGTGACTAGCATCAGCTTCATGGAAGAAAAGTTGAATGAGATTTCAAAGAAAATGGAATCCGGGCAGTTGCGTAAGTCGGATTTTGATAAATTTATATCCATTGCCCGTGAAGCCACCAAGTCCAGTATGCTCAACCTGCATCGGGCGGCCGAACTTATCGGTAACTTCAAACAGGTGGCAGCTGATCAGGCTTCCGGACAGAAGAGAACCATCAATTTTCATGAATACATTGATGAAATACTGCTCAGTCTGCGTTCCAAGTATAAGAGGACCCAACACAAGATCAATGTTAATTGTGACGAAGATCTGGTTCTGAATACCTACCCCGGTGCGTATATGCAGATATTTTCCAACCTCATTATCAACTCTCTTATCCATGGGTTTGAAGGGATCGAGGCCGGGAATATTGATATCGGGGTCGAAGTGGCGGATGAAGAGATTATCATCCGTTATACTGATGACGGAACAGGTATGAGCGAAGCAAATGCACACAAAATTTTTGAGCCCTTCTTCACCACTAAACGTGGAGCAGGTGGAACCGGGCTGGGCATGAGTATTGTTTACAATCTGGTTCATACTCGTCTGGGCGGTACGATTAGCTGCTCCAGTGTTGAGGGACAAGGCACCGCCTTCACTATTGTTTTGCCCAAGGATATTCTTGTGGAAGGCTGA
- a CDS encoding tetratricopeptide repeat protein — translation MATKYDQIVREFYEEQSGYTVLLSDEPSFYKLLRGTLHKILAIRRDCLAYFQEQAPCLSEIKDKVGAKQPVLVFVERLLRGKPTAEFVLNIRKLFPEIKVVVLTDEISQEELIFLHELGVNNIITKPVSVDSLVQKLAFTIRPQGQLAQLVEAGKKFLRKGDLDKVLLVSAKILEIKPDSPAALMLQGDAQSCMGQRDEALKSYLKAHEQSKVFMEPIKKLAEFYKGNDNDQYLHYLKKLDSISPLNTDRKCEIGRVYLEREELDDAEVYFDQAVRCAVKEAHNYLSQVMSGIAESLFDVAPEKAEKYYSKLLSVKSSSLSADDLETYNRLGIALRKQGKWMQAVENYQAALRVAPNEPGLFYNIGLAYSDGKEYAKCAKFFKRAVRSDGMIHKSAASVARNISGIFIKVGMNDEARVVLEEALTEFPDDAKLKGLLKKSGA, via the coding sequence GTGGCTACTAAATATGATCAGATAGTACGTGAGTTTTATGAGGAACAGTCCGGATATACTGTTCTTTTAAGTGACGAACCTTCGTTTTACAAGCTGCTGCGTGGAACTTTGCATAAGATTCTGGCTATCCGTCGCGATTGCCTTGCTTATTTTCAGGAACAGGCTCCGTGTCTGTCCGAGATCAAGGATAAGGTCGGGGCCAAACAGCCTGTACTTGTTTTTGTGGAAAGGCTGCTCAGGGGCAAGCCTACTGCCGAATTTGTTCTGAATATCCGTAAATTGTTCCCTGAAATTAAAGTAGTGGTCCTCACTGATGAAATCAGTCAGGAGGAACTTATTTTTTTGCATGAGCTTGGAGTGAATAATATCATTACCAAGCCTGTTTCCGTGGACAGTTTGGTCCAGAAGTTGGCCTTTACCATCAGGCCGCAGGGCCAACTGGCCCAGCTCGTTGAAGCTGGCAAGAAATTTTTGCGCAAAGGCGATTTGGATAAAGTTCTGCTGGTCAGTGCCAAAATTCTTGAGATCAAACCTGATAGTCCGGCAGCCCTGATGTTACAAGGCGACGCTCAGTCCTGCATGGGCCAGCGTGATGAGGCCTTGAAATCATATTTAAAAGCTCATGAACAGTCCAAGGTGTTCATGGAGCCGATCAAAAAGCTGGCTGAGTTCTACAAAGGTAATGATAATGACCAATACCTGCATTATCTGAAAAAGCTTGATTCAATCAGTCCTTTGAACACTGACAGGAAGTGCGAGATTGGGCGGGTTTATCTGGAGCGTGAAGAGCTTGATGATGCGGAAGTTTATTTTGATCAGGCTGTCCGTTGCGCAGTAAAGGAAGCGCATAATTATCTTTCACAGGTTATGAGCGGCATTGCGGAGTCCCTTTTTGATGTGGCCCCGGAAAAGGCGGAGAAGTATTATTCAAAACTGCTGTCGGTTAAATCTTCAAGTCTGAGTGCTGATGATTTGGAAACCTACAACCGTCTGGGCATAGCTCTGCGCAAACAGGGTAAGTGGATGCAGGCGGTGGAGAACTATCAGGCCGCGCTCAGGGTTGCGCCCAATGAGCCGGGCCTCTTTTATAATATCGGTCTGGCCTACAGTGATGGTAAAGAGTACGCCAAGTGTGCCAAATTTTTTAAACGGGCGGTCCGTTCGGATGGTATGATTCACAAATCCGCTGCGTCTGTGGCCCGTAATATTAGTGGTATTTTCATCAAGGTAGGCATGAACGATGAAGCCCGTGTTGTTCTTGAGGAAGCCCTTACTGAATTTCCTGATGATGCCAAGCTTAAGGGGCTGCTCAAAAAGAGCGGAGCGTAG
- a CDS encoding MBL fold metallo-hydrolase produces MAVIMKCSFIGVGSAFDAERTNTSILVEGGGSRILLDCGFNAAHGCMRMIPDPSTIDAVWISHFHGDHFFGLPFLLGSFFTAGRTKVFHVCGPQGVEDKVSQAIDLAYPSMRAKLGFNVVFHEFRPGDAETVAGFSLHTCSIEHSGSALALRLESDERAVFYSGDGQLTDDCQILACKADLGILESYGLAENVKGHSSVVGCIDFALSAGLAKVALVHLEPFVRTCRSVQVLELLDQVDDYEIFLPEEGQTVEL; encoded by the coding sequence GTGGCTGTTATTATGAAATGTTCTTTTATCGGCGTCGGCTCTGCATTTGACGCTGAGCGTACCAATACATCCATTCTAGTAGAGGGCGGGGGAAGCCGTATTCTTTTGGATTGTGGCTTCAACGCCGCCCATGGCTGCATGCGTATGATCCCGGACCCGTCTACCATTGATGCGGTTTGGATTTCTCATTTTCACGGGGATCACTTTTTCGGACTGCCATTTCTCTTGGGTTCTTTTTTTACCGCAGGCCGTACCAAGGTATTTCATGTCTGCGGACCACAGGGAGTGGAGGATAAGGTTAGTCAGGCTATAGATTTGGCTTATCCATCCATGCGGGCAAAACTCGGTTTCAATGTTGTCTTTCATGAATTCCGGCCGGGTGATGCAGAGACCGTGGCCGGATTCAGTTTGCATACCTGCTCTATTGAACATTCCGGTTCTGCCCTGGCTTTGCGGCTTGAATCAGATGAAAGGGCTGTCTTTTACAGCGGAGACGGCCAGCTGACGGATGATTGTCAGATCCTCGCCTGTAAGGCTGATCTGGGTATTCTTGAATCCTATGGGCTGGCTGAGAATGTCAAAGGTCACTCCAGTGTTGTTGGATGTATTGATTTTGCACTATCCGCAGGATTGGCGAAAGTTGCTCTTGTGCATCTGGAACCTTTTGTGAGAACCTGCCGTAGTGTGCAGGTTCTGGAGCTGTTGGATCAGGTAGATGATTATGAAATTTTCCTGCCCGAGGAAGGGCAAACTGTCGAGCTCTAA
- the sppA gene encoding signal peptide peptidase SppA gives MKNPKKGFSVRHPILFGFSLLIMAVALLWGAAAFFHGKVDFLSAGKIGVVNVQGTIINSLPTVKFLRDLRRDDSVKGVLLRVNSPGGTIAPSQELYHAVKRFAEVKPIVASFGTVAASGGYYAAAPATKIMASSGSITGSIGVKAEYANFHQLMEKVGVKPVIITSGKMKAAGSPFSELTPEQREYLTALIMDMHNQFVDDVASARKLNREQVEKIADGRAITGREAMELGLVDRIGGFEDSVTVLKALCNLEGDVKVIEGPEEDKPLIKEILGYLGLAPTGSATGDGLIFSY, from the coding sequence ATGAAGAATCCTAAGAAAGGTTTCTCTGTAAGACATCCGATTCTATTCGGTTTCAGTCTGCTTATTATGGCTGTGGCTCTCCTATGGGGAGCCGCAGCCTTTTTTCATGGAAAAGTGGACTTTTTAAGTGCCGGAAAGATCGGGGTGGTCAATGTACAGGGAACCATCATAAATTCATTACCCACGGTAAAATTTCTGCGCGATCTGCGCCGGGATGATTCTGTGAAAGGCGTTCTTCTGCGGGTAAATTCTCCGGGGGGAACCATTGCCCCCTCACAGGAGCTTTATCACGCGGTGAAACGGTTTGCCGAGGTTAAGCCCATTGTGGCTTCATTTGGTACTGTTGCGGCTTCCGGCGGCTATTACGCTGCGGCCCCGGCCACTAAGATCATGGCCAGTTCCGGTTCCATTACCGGTTCTATCGGGGTTAAGGCCGAGTATGCAAATTTCCATCAACTCATGGAGAAGGTCGGAGTCAAGCCGGTCATCATAACCAGCGGTAAGATGAAAGCCGCAGGTTCTCCTTTTTCCGAACTCACTCCTGAACAGCGTGAATATCTGACCGCACTGATTATGGATATGCATAACCAGTTTGTTGACGATGTTGCTTCCGCACGTAAGCTTAACCGGGAGCAGGTCGAAAAGATTGCTGACGGACGGGCCATCACCGGACGTGAAGCCATGGAGCTGGGATTAGTGGACCGTATCGGCGGATTCGAGGATTCTGTGACCGTACTCAAAGCTCTGTGTAATCTTGAGGGTGATGTGAAAGTCATTGAAGGTCCGGAGGAAGATAAACCTCTGATTAAGGAAATTCTCGGCTATCTGGGGCTGGCTCCCACTGGCTCTGCCACGGGCGACGGGCTGATTTTTTCATATTGA